The nucleotide sequence aagaaaagaaaaaaaatgattaaaaaaaggcAAAATCCAATTATTGAATTCCCGAAAAAAAATCTTAAGAAATTTTTGTATTGTAGCCCCAACGTTAGTCATGCCTCATCCCATACTTGATCATCGACACAAGGGCCAATGGGAGAGTCCTTCATCGTGCGAGTAAGGACCACAATCGATCATAACAAAAATCAACAAGCGAGACTTTCGAGTGTGATAAAGAGTAATGACCGATAAGGACAAAATAATCATTTGAAAAAaggatattatttcaaaaaattttgGATGCTCTACGAGAAATactaaaagtaaaaaataaaaattcacccTAATCCAATTACCTATTAATGCATAATTTTCATAAACATGTTGATGCTCACATTTTGAAATAGACAGCTCGGATGTGATACATGTAGATAGTTGCTGATTATAAGATTAGAAGAAATCAGCGTACACAATCACATGAACGAGCAACTTCCCTTCACTGATCGCACCCACcgagagagaatatatatatatagcacatTAAATGCGCACAATGCCCTTTTGGATATACTCAAATTGGCAAATTTTCATATAAGATAAACAACaacaaactcattaagcatatTTATCTTCTGTCTCGACAATACCATTCGAATCCCTCCGAATATAAGCATTTACTTACGTATAAAATATTACCACGTGAAAGAAACAGTAAAATCGTCCAGATGCATCATCCCTCGGTTCGCCTCCTGCCTCCTACCTCCTCAAGCTTTCGACAATGTAATTGGCATAAAGATCCCTGCAAACATCGTTTAAAAAGTCAAAATTAGATAGATCaggatatgaaaataataaacaTATCTGATGTTTTTCTGCTACAGAAATAAAACAAACCACCTAGACATAGGTTTCGATCCAGAATTGAATATGGCCCAAATTATTTTGCATCTGAATACTCAATATTCGATAGAGTTGAAGACTGCAAATTGCATTTTCTAGAATTGATTTTAGGCTTTTCGTTTTACAAGAAAAGAAGTTATGCCTGCAGTCCTATTCATTTTTTTCACATACAAAAACACAAATGTTTGTGGTAAATAGTGAGGCTTTGAACGAGTGGTTGGGAACCATATCATAGAAAAGGTTCCACGTTTGGACCTTGGAGACCTAAAGAATTTAATCCCTTCCATATCATGAAATACAATACATCTAGTTTTGCATAAATATCTGTTTGAACACATCACACCAATCCTGTGGTATGCATCAGATAAGCAAATAGTCAGTCAATTATATGAAGAAATGACAACAGGGTAAGACTTACATGGAATGTTGAATGGCTTCGTAAGCTGAAGATGCAGGCAGGAAATCATTTACAGCAACTTCCTTGTTTTCATTCTTCTTATCTGAGATCCTATGGTCAAGGAGAACTTACACTACCGAGGCAAAAACTTCATATCTTAAGAGAATGTACTAGTTGACTTGTGGAGTTATATTTTGAAGAACGTATTGAGTTAACACATGGCCTAGTTGCATGTATCTTTTGCAATGAACATCATCAGAAGTCTACTGTCGCTACGAGACCAATACCTGCCAACTGCTTAGCAAAAGATAGTAAAAGGCAAAAAAGGGGATGAACACACATTACAATTAATTTGAAGGCCAGTGCTCCAGAAGcaggattaaaaaaattattatgcagTGCAGAATTTCTACCCTATCAGCAGCATGGATAAACTAGATTCAAGTCATGATATCACTGCATATATTGACTCTTTCAAAATCAGTGTTGGTGAGTGTATCATCAACTGGCTGCCGCTCTTCTTGGTGAGTTACTGATCAATCGTTGCAAATGACAAACATTTAAAGGTGTGGAGTGGACCTACTAAGTCTGGTGATTAGATTGGCAACAACTCTTTGCAGATAACATCACACATATAAGTTGTCTATGTAATATGATTCTGGTGGCAGATATAAGAGGATACAATCTTCAAAGAAGCGCCTGATCTCTGCTAAACGATGAGGTGGGAGCTCCTTGATATCATTGTAATGCTTGTATTCAGGATCATCTGCACAAACAGCAATTATCTTGTCATCTTTCTCTCCCTGTTTCAGACAGCATAAAATTGAGTCAGCTCCTCTTTACCAAGGTCATTCCAGAATTATGAATCAAAAGGTCCAACTTATCTGTTATGCAGAAACCAGACCTGATCAATCATAGGCATCAGACCTATGGCTTTAGCTCGAAGAAAACATCCTGGAATCACTGGTTCCTGTTGAACAGCAACAGTTATAACTCTTTTAACCGGTTCCCCTAAACTAGCGGAACAACTATAAGGATAGAGAAGAAAAGGATGCAAGCGTAAATAATGAACTAGAGGAGCCCTTTGCAACTTGGCCATTATGCATATTCTATCTCACACTACAAGTATTGGGAAGTGAGAGGTGTTGCTTATGCAGTGGTATCTATGATATGCTCTCTCTGCAAAAATGTATATTCACATCTAAGCAATACGACCCTGAGGAACTCGAATGCCACAAACCTGCATTATAACCAACACATCCATAGGATCATTATCTTCACAAAGAGTGCGTGGGATGAAACCATAATTATGAGGGTACACCACTGATGAGTAAAGCACACGATCGACCTGTATAGATGAAGCACATATGAAAATTATTTCAGAAAGCAAAAAGGAAGAGTCAAGTAGCCATGCATACCTTGATCAGCCCAGTTTTCTTGTCAAGTTCATATTTCACTTTGCTTCCCCTTGTTATTTCCACCACCTGAAAGGTTCGAGTATTTGTTTAACCTTATTTCTGGTGTCCTATTTTGAGTACAGATATAAAGTATCCTTTTGATCCACATAACTGAACACTTAAAAAATTGTATGTCCGAATAGTGAAGTGATGATAAAGTGACAAAGAATCCCAGGGTAGAATATGTTAGCTAGGTTACACATACATCATATTCATGCCAAACCAAACAAAGTTACGAACTTTAATTTTCTAACACCTCATTTCCTTAACTGTTTAACATCAAACTTTAAAAGAAGTCAGAATTCATTCATAAAAAGTGCAGTGTCCTCACACAGTTGAAAATTTTAGGGGCAGCAGGACCTGCATGCAAAATCCAAAGTCCAATTAGAAACGAATTAGAATGGAGACACAAATGAGGAAAAAATTGTATGAAACTTCTTATTAGGATATCAAATACCTATTTCAAGATCATGCCAAGGATGTGCTGCAACAGACCTTCGAGACATGGATGAAAGGATTCTTTCATTGAGAGGTGAACGAGAAAGTTGGAAGTCGGAAGCCTTAGTTGATGCTTGAAGAGGCGGAGACATTACAGCACCTGATAAACATACAATCAATTTTCAACATCAATAATactcataattttattataaaggtGTAGTTGTCCAAACGTAGACGAGGTATTTACCGGCTATGAATGAAATGTTAAAAACCTAttcaaacaaaaatattttaaaaaaattaaagatttagATCATCAGATGTATAGAGGAGGACGAACCCTCTTCATGTCAAGACAATTATTCATCAAAAGTTGTACATCCCTAGCTTAATTATGGCTGATTTATGAACCAGATCCATGATACATCATACGGAGAAGACGATCGTTGCCGATCAACAAGCTAGTAAATCGGCACATGATTTGGGCCTCTTCTAACCAACTGTTCATGTCCAAAGATCTAAAATATTCTGGCCTAAAGTAATGCACGTTACTCTAATGGGCAGGTGAAGGACCTTCATGGACAAAAAGCGATCATGAAGCAGCAACGTCATCACATAGCTCGGAGCTCATAGTCCATCATCAGATccgaagaaagaaaggaagacaGCTAAACCTCATCCCCTGTTACGCGGATTCCACACAAAATCAACACAATAAACCTACACATCTATGTGACTTCTGCATTGAAGCACCAAGTaatttcaaaacaaaaaaaaaaaagcaacataTGGCATACATTTGTCTCGCTATAAACAAGGGGCATATAAGGGTATTTGCGTAGTAAAACCCTAGTCACATTTTAGATCACCGGACTCGTCACTGCAGATTTACCAAGAGGAAGAGAAGACAGCTAAATCTGTAGCCCTCACAGAGAGAGATCTTTTCAAAGAAAATGGAAGCATGTTTCTTGAACACAAACGTTCAAACTCACGGATTCCAACACAAAACATGGGCGAGTCTGGGAAACATAACAGAACAGCCTGCAGAGATCTGAACGAGTGAAAAATAAAACACGAATCATCTAAGCTCGAGCAAAGAAAACCTATGAAAGAACCCCAAATGATCCGATCCAAGTAATCAAAATCGCATCAAGTCGAAGCCCAAACCCTAATCAAAACCCCGAGAAAACCAGATCCAAGGCCTCCGGAGAAGGATGTTCGCGAATCTGTACCTCGAAACGGGGACGGAGGAGCTGAACCCGGCCCCGGGTGTCCACGAGACCGAAGCGAGATGGGAAAGAAGGGCCGGAAATGGATTCCACTTGTCGGTAAAGGAAAGCAAAgaaggttgagagagagagagacagagaggagaTGGAGTTTGGCTTCCCGCTTCTTCTCCTTAAATAGAGGCTTTTGCTGCCACTGGCCTAAACAAATCGGCTCCGGGAGTACGGGAGTCCGAACCACCAATGCCACCGTCCGGCCCCACCGGGGAGCGCGACGCGTCTCTACCGTTCTAAGACGGCGAGGAAGGAGTCCCCCCGCGCGTCGCGGCGCACCATCATTGACCGTTGGAACGGCTTCGCGATGCGTGCAGCGTCGGTCCTAATGGGAAGGACCATGGAAGACGCGTTTCTGGTGGGCCCAGGGGTTTTGCCATCGGACGGCTGCGATTGCACCGCTGACGGTGCGGACCGGATGGCGTGGAGGGGACGCATCGGGTCCCGCGTGGGTTGGCCAGCGGGTGTGCGTTTGGGGACGCTTGCGGAGAAAGCAAAGTGCCGCCGCGACCCGAGGAAACTGCCACGCGGTCGGCACGTGGCAGCTGTGGTTTATGCCAATGGAGTTGTGGGGTTCCATTTATGGCGTATTATAATAATAATCAGAGaatcttaatatttattttatgatgGAACGAATAAAGCATTATTTGGGGAGTCAAAACAGTGTGTATGtgttagatatcatatcaaataaaaatatatatatgcaaaggttaggtatataaaaataatattttctctcATTGATGTTAAGAAACTCTAACAATTTTATCTtatttaaaatgatgaatcatcaTATACCAACCAAGACTCTTATTTCCAAATTAACATGAAATAAAAGAAACATCAAAAAATCCCTGTGGATCGGATTGGTAAATCAACTTGACATAAAgaaatatattgcatatgatgcgTTACCGGATATCATTGTTGGTCGAGCATTTTTATCgatattttaaatcttaattcATCCAAGATAAATTAGGTTTGAACTTTCTATTTTATGCATATAAGGTTTGAACTTTCTAAGAATAAATTATAATGGCAAATTGGTTGCGAGCTAATCACCGAATTAGAAAGCATGTCATGTTTTCTAAAGAGAGTTGAAACAGCTAAAGCTCAGTCCACCATTGAAGTTGTCACGTTGTGGCTACGTGCCAACTATCATCTAACTCGTCAAAACAAATGACAAGTCAAATGACTTCCTCCCTTACATATCTCAGGTTTCGCAAGGCAGTATGTGTTGACAAGTCAGAAGACTTCCCCCCTCGTAGTAAAAGATTGCCAACTGATGTGTGTCTTTAGTTTTATTTCGTGGTGGCTGTGTTCGATCAATAATTTCGTGGTGGCTGTGTTCGATGTGCCTACGATTCGAGCATCGGCGAATCAATGTTGGACTTGCAATTGGATGGTTGTTTGGATGTCACCGTACGAGCAATATCATCTTCGAAtgataatttaataattattaatgtcagaaatatatatatatatatatatatatatatatataatatttaaaaattgaaCAAACACTTAATATTGAAATCAGTGGCGTTTGGATTAGTCCGATAAGATGCATAAGAAGTCTAGTGTGATCGAATGCTCGATACTCGAAATATACGAAGATAATTGGATGATTAGTTGTTTGGATATCATCGTACGAGCAATATCATATTCGAATGATAATTTAATAATTGTTAGcatcaaaaatatatattattctatTTAAAAATTGAACGAGCACTTATGATATTGAAATAGACGGTATTTAAATAAGTCCCATACGATACGATGCATAAAAAGTCTAGTGTGACTAAAATGCTCGATAATCGATCTATATGATTTATGACATAATCCGATCATTGAATCGagtaaaattttttaataaataattatttacttTGATTATTGTGACCTAATGGATTTTATAGTGGATTTAACTCAGGAGATTATTTTAAGATATGAGCAAAATATTTGTTTAGtacttatctctttttttttatcgaGCTAATTGAATTATTACGTGTGGAATCATTATTATCTTTATTATATACGATGAAAGCACTTTTTAATGTCTTACCCTGTGATCATTATGAGGAGTGGATATGGTTGGAAGAGTATGGAAGTAAGTGCAGAGAAACTTTCTGCCTAATATTAACAATATTTTTATCCTAATACTATGTTGATTGAACACGTTTAAATGATGCCACATTATTGTGATGTCGACTGAGCTTGGTTGGCTCAAGTAATGTCATATCATATCATTCGATTGTGTAGACTACATGCGTCTGACCTTAATTTGTCCTCATGATTTTACTTTTAAGGtatatattttagaaaaatattatattattatattttaaataaattgatgAGGAAAGAGTCTcttgatttaaattattattttatatttacaaaTATATAACAAATCCAAGAATAGTATATAATAGTTCAAGATATTACAaagtgttttatttttatttttatcttatttatTATAGTATATAATAGTTCaagaaattatttattattttatattatttattataatataaatagttCAAGATATAGTATAagtctcttgatttttttttatttttttataaatatataacaaATCCAAGAATAGTATATAATAGTTCAAGATATTATAagtgttttttttaattataagatATTATCATAGGATATAATATTTCAAGATATTACgtgttttttttaatcttatttttatttaatttaatattaaatttatagaatctcgttattattatttgatttgagAAAGGATTATATAATCACTTTCTTTCTTAAATTGGCCTATCAACGCTCCTCAAATCGGATTGAAACATTCCCACAAACTCGATTTGATCTCCATGTTACACAGCAACCCTTCCACTGTTGCTATTAATCGAGCTTAT is from Musa acuminata AAA Group cultivar baxijiao chromosome BXJ1-6, Cavendish_Baxijiao_AAA, whole genome shotgun sequence and encodes:
- the LOC135676338 gene encoding soluble inorganic pyrophosphatase 4-like; its protein translation is MSPPLQASTKASDFQLSRSPLNERILSSMSRRSVAAHPWHDLEIGPAAPKIFNCVVEITRGSKVKYELDKKTGLIKVDRVLYSSVVYPHNYGFIPRTLCEDNDPMDVLVIMQEPVIPGCFLRAKAIGLMPMIDQGEKDDKIIAVCADDPEYKHYNDIKELPPHRLAEIRRFFEDYKKNENKEVAVNDFLPASSAYEAIQHSMDLYANYIVESLRR